A single window of Anaerocolumna chitinilytica DNA harbors:
- a CDS encoding tyrosine-protein phosphatase translates to MTDMHTHILPGIDDGASTEEEAILLTEYLHHQKVTTAVCTPHFYPMEMALEEFIRKRTEAMERVSHSKIRLVPASETYLHRFLFFHNDLSPLCIENTNYLLVEFPDMKVWTDTLMEELDKLIGYYNIIPIIAHIDRYKPLLRNKKLLRKLKNMGCLLQMNTTAVLKADTKRKALKLIEDGYVDVLGSDCHNISYRPPVIAEARRIIVEKSGDAIWDRLMYNADKIINQPVPDTVLEHSE, encoded by the coding sequence ATGACAGATATGCACACTCATATATTACCGGGTATTGATGACGGAGCTTCAACTGAAGAAGAGGCTATTCTGCTTACGGAGTATCTTCATCATCAAAAGGTAACGACAGCAGTATGCACACCACATTTTTACCCCATGGAAATGGCATTGGAGGAGTTTATCAGGAAAAGAACAGAGGCCATGGAAAGGGTTTCCCATAGTAAAATCAGACTGGTCCCGGCCAGCGAAACTTATCTGCACCGTTTCCTGTTCTTTCATAATGATTTAAGTCCTTTGTGTATTGAAAATACCAATTACCTGCTTGTGGAATTTCCGGATATGAAGGTCTGGACGGATACCTTGATGGAGGAGTTGGATAAACTAATTGGGTATTACAATATAATACCCATCATTGCACACATTGACAGATATAAACCCTTGCTTCGAAATAAAAAACTTCTTAGAAAGCTAAAGAATATGGGATGCTTACTGCAGATGAATACTACAGCAGTTCTAAAAGCAGACACAAAAAGAAAGGCACTTAAGCTGATAGAAGATGGATATGTAGACGTTTTAGGCAGTGACTGCCATAATATATCTTACCGGCCTCCAGTAATAGCGGAGGCCAGAAGAATTATCGTGGAAAAATCAGGTGATGCCATCTGGGATAGGTTAATGTACAACGCTGACAAGATTATCAATCAGCCTGTCCCGGATACTGTTCTAGAACATTCGGAATAA
- a CDS encoding polysaccharide biosynthesis tyrosine autokinase, with translation MEFTVRDILHLIKKRFLLIAFCTLAGLLISFLFTRYFVDRTYTASTQFYVSTQNSTSTNLSDLDYAQKIAETYINFLNTRQFYTEVLKMSGLPYSMSELRSMTEIKTVRNTEIFSITVNTKSPEDSYELVKNMEILAPKLIEDIKSDAVISVVDPVIYQGAPTGPNILLNTLLGGISFGLLSFFVFVLKEVMNLKVANQEDLLKHYDVPLLGSIPDFSTGQGSSRYKVIEDIKAILVKKGILNECKKETIMGDSFLTVESYKAFRTNLKFSIRKEECKKILITSPSPEDGKSTTSINLAIAISQSGYKVLLIDGDLRKGRIHHYFKGKNQPGLSDLLSHMNTIKECLYITPYDNLHIMPMGSMPPNPSELLGSRQMELLINDLEMEYDYIILDTPPINVVADSLSLIKSMDGAVLVVRENKTTYADIENALMKYRYAKANVLGFVLNGISEKGLGKYKSKYYYYDSESDVNKKKKKLEQKL, from the coding sequence ATGGAATTTACAGTGAGAGATATCCTTCATCTTATAAAAAAGCGCTTCCTTTTAATAGCCTTTTGTACACTGGCAGGGCTTTTGATAAGCTTTCTGTTTACCAGGTACTTTGTTGATAGAACTTACACGGCTTCTACGCAGTTCTATGTAAGTACTCAAAACAGTACCTCTACAAATCTTTCAGATTTGGATTATGCGCAGAAAATAGCAGAAACCTATATTAATTTTTTGAATACAAGGCAATTCTATACCGAAGTTTTAAAGATGAGCGGACTGCCGTATAGCATGTCTGAGCTAAGAAGTATGACAGAGATTAAAACTGTACGAAATACGGAGATTTTTAGTATTACTGTAAATACCAAAAGTCCTGAGGATTCCTATGAATTAGTGAAGAATATGGAGATATTGGCTCCTAAATTAATTGAAGACATCAAATCAGATGCGGTAATTAGTGTAGTAGATCCGGTTATCTATCAGGGGGCTCCTACCGGACCTAATATATTATTAAACACACTTCTTGGAGGAATAAGTTTCGGTCTTTTGTCCTTCTTTGTATTTGTCCTGAAAGAAGTAATGAACTTAAAAGTTGCAAATCAGGAAGACCTTCTAAAGCATTATGATGTTCCCCTTCTTGGAAGCATACCCGATTTTTCAACAGGCCAAGGAAGCAGTAGATACAAGGTAATAGAAGATATTAAAGCTATTTTAGTTAAAAAGGGTATATTGAATGAATGCAAGAAAGAAACGATTATGGGGGATTCATTTCTTACAGTAGAAAGTTATAAAGCATTTCGTACCAATCTAAAATTTTCCATACGGAAAGAAGAGTGCAAGAAAATATTGATTACAAGCCCATCACCAGAGGACGGAAAGAGTACAACAAGTATAAATCTGGCAATTGCAATATCTCAATCAGGGTATAAGGTTCTTTTAATTGACGGTGATTTGCGAAAAGGCAGGATACATCATTATTTTAAGGGGAAAAACCAACCGGGACTCAGTGATCTGCTATCCCATATGAATACGATAAAGGAATGTCTTTATATAACTCCATATGATAATCTGCATATTATGCCGATGGGTTCAATGCCTCCTAATCCTTCAGAGCTATTAGGCAGCAGGCAGATGGAATTATTAATAAATGACTTGGAGATGGAATATGATTATATTATATTAGATACACCGCCTATTAATGTTGTTGCGGATTCTCTCAGCCTTATTAAGAGTATGGATGGTGCTGTACTGGTAGTCAGAGAAAATAAAACAACTTACGCAGATATTGAAAACGCACTTATGAAATACCGTTATGCGAAAGCAAATGTTTTAGGGTTTGTACTGAATGGGATTTCAGAAAAAGGTTTGGGTAAGTATAAATCAAAGTATTATTACTATGATTCTGAAAGTGATGTTAATAAGAAAAAAAAGAAATTGGAACAGAAGCTATAA
- the rsfS gene encoding ribosome silencing factor, producing MNIAKEIAKLTYKALDDKKAEDIKVIEIGNITVIADYFIIANGTNSSQVQALVDNVSEELGRHGYEPKRIEGVRSASWILMDYGDVVVHIFSKEDRLFYDLERIWRDGKLISKEQLDEK from the coding sequence ATGAATATAGCAAAGGAAATCGCAAAACTGACCTATAAAGCTTTGGATGATAAAAAGGCAGAAGATATCAAAGTTATTGAAATTGGTAATATTACCGTAATAGCAGATTATTTCATTATTGCAAACGGAACCAACTCTTCTCAGGTTCAAGCATTGGTTGACAATGTATCAGAGGAATTAGGTAGACATGGATATGAACCGAAAAGAATAGAAGGCGTAAGATCGGCAAGTTGGATACTAATGGACTATGGTGATGTTGTAGTTCATATTTTTTCCAAGGAAGACCGTTTGTTTTATGATTTAGAGCGTATCTGGAGAGATGGCAAGCTCATCTCAAAAGAACAGTTGGATGAGAAATAA
- the yqeK gene encoding bis(5'-nucleosyl)-tetraphosphatase (symmetrical) YqeK, translating into MNEDLYQLEKKLGDLLPKKRYFHSLGVMSTAFSMALVFGADSEKATIAGLLHDCAKYMTGEEMLKECIANGVPVKQVEMLKPDLLHAKLGAFYAKTVYNIEDEEILSAITWHTTGKPDMTVLEKIIFVSDYLEPNRSSSGIPNLNDVRKLSFRNLDEAVLQILGDTIAYLTETGKLIDETTADTYDFYKRKLGIK; encoded by the coding sequence ATGAATGAAGATTTATATCAGTTAGAGAAAAAGTTAGGGGATCTTCTACCGAAGAAAAGATATTTTCATTCTCTGGGAGTCATGTCCACTGCATTTTCTATGGCACTGGTATTTGGTGCTGATTCTGAAAAAGCAACCATTGCAGGTTTACTGCATGATTGCGCAAAGTATATGACCGGTGAAGAAATGCTAAAGGAATGTATTGCGAATGGTGTACCTGTAAAACAGGTTGAAATGCTGAAACCGGATCTTTTGCATGCCAAACTTGGAGCATTCTACGCAAAAACCGTATATAATATAGAAGATGAGGAAATCCTTTCAGCTATAACCTGGCATACAACCGGGAAACCGGATATGACAGTTTTGGAAAAAATCATATTTGTCTCTGATTACCTGGAGCCTAACAGATCCTCATCTGGAATACCTAATCTGAATGATGTACGAAAACTATCCTTTCGAAATCTGGATGAAGCCGTGCTTCAGATATTAGGGGACACAATTGCTTACTTGACGGAAACAGGTAAGCTAATCGATGAAACTACAGCTGATACCTATGATTTTTATAAAAGAAAATTGGGTATAAAGTAA
- the nadD gene encoding nicotinate-nucleotide adenylyltransferase, whose translation MMKVGIMGGTFNPIHMAHLILAQSSLEQLGLNKVLFMPSKKPPHKRNDMITEDWHREKMVELAIQGNPHFELSRVELEREGTTYTADTLKELTSQNPEVTYYFIMGADSLFQMESWWEPETIFRLAHIVAAVRGNETRTELKEQAELLSTKYNAFIHILNTPYLDIASHELRSMAESGSSIRYFVPDAVYDYIKGHQLFLGKEQK comes from the coding sequence ATGATGAAAGTAGGAATTATGGGTGGAACCTTTAATCCGATTCATATGGCGCATCTCATTCTGGCACAGAGTTCTCTGGAGCAGCTTGGCCTTAATAAGGTACTATTTATGCCTTCCAAAAAGCCTCCTCATAAGCGGAATGATATGATTACGGAGGATTGGCACAGAGAAAAGATGGTGGAACTAGCCATTCAGGGTAATCCGCATTTTGAGCTTTCACGCGTAGAGCTGGAAAGAGAGGGTACCACCTATACTGCCGATACACTTAAGGAATTGACCTCTCAGAATCCAGAAGTAACTTATTATTTTATTATGGGAGCAGACTCTCTTTTTCAGATGGAATCTTGGTGGGAGCCGGAGACTATATTTCGCTTAGCTCATATTGTAGCTGCTGTCAGAGGAAACGAGACAAGAACAGAATTAAAAGAACAGGCAGAATTGTTAAGTACAAAGTATAATGCATTTATTCATATTCTGAATACACCCTATCTGGACATTGCCTCCCATGAATTAAGAAGTATGGCAGAGAGCGGTAGTTCTATCAGATATTTTGTACCGGACGCTGTGTATGATTATATCAAAGGACATCAATTATTTTTGGGAAAAGAGCAGAAATGA
- the yhbY gene encoding ribosome assembly RNA-binding protein YhbY has translation MTSKQRAYLKGLAMKIDPIYQVGKASLTPELTQGLEEALESRELIKVTVLKNCLDDPNEIARTVAERTHSEVVQVIGKKFVLYRESKNKKKIELPKDILAKGKK, from the coding sequence ATGACAAGTAAGCAAAGAGCGTATTTAAAAGGGCTTGCAATGAAAATAGATCCTATATATCAGGTTGGGAAAGCAAGTTTAACACCTGAGCTGACACAGGGGCTGGAGGAAGCTCTTGAATCCAGAGAGCTTATCAAAGTTACGGTTCTAAAAAATTGTCTGGACGATCCGAATGAGATAGCTAGAACGGTAGCAGAACGGACCCATTCTGAAGTAGTTCAGGTAATTGGTAAGAAGTTCGTTTTGTATAGAGAGTCCAAAAATAAGAAAAAGATTGAATTACCGAAAGATATTTTAGCAAAAGGGAAAAAATAG
- the obgE gene encoding GTPase ObgE produces the protein MFADSAKIYIRSGKGGDGHVSFRREIFVPAGGPDGGDGGKGGDVIFEVDDNLNTLTDYRFIKKYIAEEGESGGKKNCHGKNGQDLILKVPEGTVIKETESGKVIADMSHGNRREVILTGGRGGKGNQHYATATMQVPKYAQPGQKAKELNVTLELKVIADVGLVGFPNVGKSTFLSRVTNAKPKIANYHFTTLNPNLGVVDMENGNGFVIADIPGLIEGASQGIGLGHEFLRHIERTKVIIHMVDAAGVEGRDPIADIETINNELKAYNIELSSKPQVIAANKLDILYGEEEEQAVKTLRDVFEPQGIKVFPISAVSGKGVRELLFYVKELLDTLPSEPVVFEREFDPSNIDFGNEPYTVVKEEEHFFVVEGPRIERMLGYTNLDSEKGFEFFQHFLKDSGILDELEALGIEEGDTVKMYGLQFDYYK, from the coding sequence ATGTTTGCAGACAGTGCAAAAATATATATTCGTTCCGGTAAGGGCGGTGATGGACATGTTAGTTTCCGAAGAGAAATATTCGTTCCCGCTGGCGGACCTGACGGCGGTGACGGTGGAAAAGGCGGTGACGTTATTTTTGAAGTGGATGATAATCTGAATACATTAACAGATTACCGTTTCATAAAAAAATATATAGCTGAAGAAGGCGAAAGCGGAGGCAAGAAGAACTGTCATGGTAAGAATGGGCAGGATCTGATATTAAAAGTTCCGGAAGGCACAGTTATAAAAGAAACAGAGTCCGGTAAAGTAATAGCAGATATGTCTCATGGCAATCGCAGAGAAGTAATTCTGACCGGCGGCAGAGGCGGAAAAGGTAACCAGCATTATGCTACGGCTACCATGCAGGTTCCAAAGTATGCGCAGCCCGGACAGAAAGCAAAAGAACTCAATGTAACACTGGAACTGAAAGTTATTGCTGATGTTGGCCTGGTTGGATTCCCCAATGTAGGAAAATCAACATTCCTTTCACGTGTTACGAATGCCAAACCTAAGATTGCCAACTATCATTTTACAACCCTTAACCCGAATCTTGGTGTTGTAGATATGGAAAATGGGAATGGTTTTGTTATAGCAGATATTCCCGGCTTAATCGAAGGAGCTTCTCAGGGTATAGGCCTAGGACATGAATTCTTAAGGCATATTGAAAGAACAAAGGTTATTATTCATATGGTTGATGCTGCCGGTGTGGAAGGCAGAGATCCCATTGCTGATATAGAGACAATAAATAACGAGTTAAAAGCTTATAATATAGAATTATCTTCAAAACCACAAGTAATAGCAGCAAATAAGCTTGATATTCTCTACGGAGAAGAGGAAGAACAAGCAGTAAAGACTTTAAGAGATGTATTCGAACCCCAGGGGATTAAGGTATTTCCCATATCGGCTGTCAGTGGTAAGGGAGTAAGAGAACTCCTTTTCTATGTGAAGGAATTATTAGATACACTGCCTTCTGAGCCGGTTGTATTTGAAAGAGAATTTGATCCTTCAAACATTGATTTTGGCAATGAACCATATACCGTTGTGAAGGAAGAAGAGCATTTCTTTGTGGTGGAAGGACCAAGAATCGAGCGTATGCTTGGTTATACAAACCTGGATTCTGAAAAAGGCTTTGAATTCTTCCAGCATTTCTTAAAAGACAGTGGAATTTTAGACGAACTTGAAGCATTGGGAATTGAGGAAGGCGACACTGTGAAGATGTATGGCCTGCAATTTGATTATTATAAATAA
- the rpmA gene encoding 50S ribosomal protein L27 gives MLKMNLQLFAHKKGVGSTKNGRDSESKRLGAKRADGQFVLAGNILYRQRGTKIHPGINVGRGGDDTLFALVDGVVRFERKGRDKKQASVYPVESK, from the coding sequence ATGTTAAAGATGAACCTTCAGTTGTTCGCTCATAAAAAGGGTGTTGGTTCTACCAAGAACGGCAGAGATTCCGAGTCCAAGAGATTAGGAGCTAAAAGAGCCGACGGACAGTTTGTATTGGCTGGAAACATCCTTTACAGACAACGCGGTACTAAGATTCATCCCGGCATCAATGTAGGTCGTGGCGGAGATGATACCTTATTTGCATTAGTTGATGGTGTTGTTCGTTTCGAAAGAAAAGGCAGAGACAAGAAACAGGCTTCTGTTTATCCAGTAGAATCCAAATAA
- a CDS encoding ribosomal-processing cysteine protease Prp: protein MITISVYKDADGKLIGFRSTGHAGFAESGHDIVCAAVSALIINTVNSIETFTSDTFDIKEDVGIVDFKIISNPGNDSTLLLNSLLLGLNGIREDYGKQYIKFV, encoded by the coding sequence ATGATAACAATATCCGTATATAAAGATGCAGACGGGAAGTTAATAGGTTTTCGCAGTACAGGACATGCAGGTTTCGCCGAAAGCGGACATGACATAGTATGTGCGGCGGTTTCAGCCCTTATTATCAATACCGTCAATTCTATTGAAACTTTTACATCCGATACCTTTGACATAAAGGAAGATGTAGGTATAGTAGATTTTAAGATTATTTCAAATCCTGGTAATGATTCAACTTTGTTATTGAATTCTCTTCTTCTAGGTCTTAACGGAATTAGAGAAGATTACGGAAAACAGTATATTAAATTTGTTTAG
- the rplU gene encoding 50S ribosomal protein L21, which yields MYAIIATGGKQYKVAEGDIIKVEKLGLEAGATYTFDQVLAVNNGSFVAGNPTVAGATVTVSVVEEGKNKKVIVYRYKRKTGYHKKNGHRQPYTKVKIEKINA from the coding sequence ATGTACGCAATTATTGCAACAGGTGGTAAACAGTACAAAGTAGCCGAAGGCGATATCATTAAAGTAGAAAAGCTTGGTTTAGAAGCTGGAGCAACTTATACCTTTGACCAGGTACTTGCTGTAAACAATGGTTCTTTCGTAGCAGGTAATCCTACGGTAGCTGGAGCAACCGTTACTGTATCAGTAGTGGAAGAAGGCAAGAATAAGAAAGTTATTGTTTACCGTTATAAGAGAAAGACCGGATACCACAAGAAGAACGGTCACAGACAGCCATATACCAAGGTTAAGATTGAAAAAATCAACGCATAA
- a CDS encoding sigma-70 family RNA polymerase sigma factor, translating to MKLPEDKFIAEFDQIKGSLYRIAFVYLNNEAASLDAVDEAVYLAYKNLKKLRQPEYFKTWITRILINVCKKELRRTKRLELYDDIAEQLCEDYDSLPLKDAIASLPQELQDIINLRFFNDYTLAETAQILKIPQGTVATRQRKALSLLRLELEAE from the coding sequence ATGAAATTGCCGGAAGATAAATTCATAGCTGAATTTGATCAAATCAAGGGCTCTCTGTACCGAATAGCATTTGTTTACCTTAATAATGAAGCAGCCTCTCTTGACGCAGTGGATGAGGCTGTATATCTGGCATATAAAAACTTAAAAAAACTTCGCCAGCCGGAATACTTCAAAACATGGATTACCAGGATATTAATTAATGTATGCAAGAAAGAACTCAGGCGGACAAAGAGGCTGGAACTTTATGACGATATAGCAGAACAATTATGTGAGGATTATGATTCCCTGCCTTTAAAGGATGCAATTGCAAGCCTTCCTCAGGAATTACAGGATATTATTAATTTACGCTTCTTCAATGATTATACCTTGGCAGAAACAGCGCAGATTCTTAAAATCCCCCAGGGAACAGTTGCTACAAGACAACGGAAAGCACTTTCCTTATTACGATTAGAATTGGAGGCGGAGTGA
- a CDS encoding DUF4179 domain-containing protein, with translation MNRNEEFYSCKAELEEMTPDLTALSAARAIKRIKKHHRRFLLLKAPAFSLITAAAAFVLVVNLFPTAALAMSKVPFLEDLVAAVAFDPSLKIAVENDYVQLVNEKQTKDDTSVTVKYMILDASRISLFFQVDAPVKAGQYKYDFRDENGKPLSAGIVYDTMYESGKLEKIDIEFTDGSEIPKELVFQATVTVDPNFQTEQTATNNPDTGEYTGPSQSHTGTDYAFLFPLKLDDSFRKNSVSLPINQWLDIKGQRIYLDCLMVYPTQARLYISCDPANSAYLKSLAVTFEDENGNCYNLKTNGVTGTYGTDGLNINSLYYESSYFTKAKHLKLSINGISLLDKDKLYGIVQYEKKTITNLPEGVSVSKMELHDSSLFLTLQAALPKDYSVFPLFDMLYYDITGKEYYFNSVSTGTDEVNHISSYDYRLDDFKDHYYKFRWSYAPLQILEEPIEIEIN, from the coding sequence ATGAATCGAAATGAAGAATTTTATTCCTGCAAAGCAGAATTAGAAGAAATGACACCAGATCTTACGGCGCTGTCGGCTGCCCGCGCTATTAAAAGGATTAAAAAGCACCATAGGCGTTTCCTGCTGTTGAAAGCCCCCGCTTTTAGCCTGATTACTGCAGCTGCAGCTTTTGTGCTGGTGGTGAATTTATTTCCGACAGCCGCACTGGCTATGAGTAAAGTTCCTTTTTTAGAGGATTTAGTTGCAGCGGTTGCCTTTGACCCAAGCCTTAAGATTGCCGTGGAAAACGATTATGTGCAATTAGTTAATGAAAAGCAGACGAAGGATGATACCTCTGTTACTGTAAAATATATGATTTTAGATGCCAGCCGTATCTCCCTCTTCTTTCAAGTGGATGCTCCCGTGAAGGCCGGACAGTATAAGTATGACTTTCGTGATGAGAATGGTAAACCTCTCTCAGCCGGAATCGTTTACGATACAATGTATGAAAGCGGTAAACTGGAAAAAATCGATATTGAATTTACAGATGGCAGCGAAATTCCAAAGGAACTTGTCTTTCAGGCAACGGTTACCGTAGACCCAAATTTTCAGACGGAGCAGACTGCCACGAACAATCCTGATACAGGTGAATATACCGGTCCGTCCCAGTCCCATACCGGCACAGACTATGCTTTTCTCTTTCCTTTAAAGCTGGATGATTCCTTCCGTAAAAATAGTGTTTCCCTGCCAATTAATCAGTGGCTGGACATTAAGGGACAAAGAATATACCTGGATTGCTTAATGGTCTATCCAACTCAGGCCAGACTATATATTAGCTGTGATCCAGCGAATAGCGCTTATCTTAAAAGTCTTGCCGTTACCTTTGAAGACGAAAATGGTAACTGCTATAATCTAAAAACCAATGGGGTTACAGGTACTTATGGAACGGATGGCCTGAATATCAATTCCTTGTACTATGAAAGCAGCTATTTCACCAAAGCAAAACACCTGAAATTATCAATTAACGGAATCTCCCTGCTGGATAAGGATAAGCTCTATGGTATCGTTCAATATGAGAAAAAAACAATTACTAATCTTCCTGAGGGGGTATCCGTCAGTAAAATGGAACTTCACGATTCCTCGCTATTCCTGACCCTTCAGGCTGCCCTTCCTAAGGATTACAGTGTATTTCCTCTATTTGATATGCTATATTATGACATCACCGGAAAGGAATATTATTTTAATTCCGTTAGCACCGGCACCGATGAAGTAAATCATATATCCAGTTATGATTACCGGCTTGATGATTTTAAAGACCATTATTACAAATTCCGCTGGTCCTATGCACCACTTCAGATTTTAGAGGAACCTATTGAAATTGAAATAAATTAA
- a CDS encoding macrolide family glycosyltransferase encodes MNRILFVNGNLQGHFNPTLPVVQELVSRGEEVWYFASEKFKEQIEMSGAHFISTDTPIDEFNQSFRPTGKHPFYTLLEYKIKYDKAMIPVLLERIKGMTFDILVFDSYLGAGSFIPKILSIPSVCSMTTFAIPKLPLPEEQLVRGYDFQLDEFYKVLDEQCNLWQVPTPDILSFFSVRGDNTLVYTSREFNPGGMSFDNSYYFVGPSLTQRKPDTQFPWEKLNNNKLIYISMGTINTALQDFYKMCLLVFGDTKYQFVMSVGDKVDFSSLGEVPDNFILCHQAPQLEILEHASLFITHGGFNSISEAIYYGVPSIVLPLVNDQYINAAQIDKMELGIKLSLKDLSASILKSSADKILNNSYFTDNVQKLRTSFQNGGGYQKAADVIMQLGDRKWQ; translated from the coding sequence ATGAATAGAATATTATTTGTAAATGGAAATCTACAGGGTCACTTTAACCCTACACTCCCGGTGGTACAGGAGTTAGTCTCACGCGGTGAGGAGGTCTGGTATTTTGCCTCTGAGAAATTCAAAGAACAGATAGAAATGTCCGGCGCACATTTTATCAGCACAGATACCCCAATTGATGAGTTTAACCAAAGTTTCCGTCCAACTGGAAAACACCCCTTTTATACTTTATTAGAGTATAAAATAAAGTATGATAAGGCCATGATTCCTGTGCTGCTGGAAAGGATTAAAGGAATGACCTTTGATATTCTGGTATTTGATTCTTATCTTGGAGCTGGCAGCTTTATTCCAAAAATTCTTAGTATTCCCTCTGTCTGCTCAATGACTACTTTTGCTATTCCTAAGCTTCCACTGCCGGAAGAACAGCTTGTAAGGGGCTATGATTTCCAGTTAGATGAATTTTACAAAGTCTTGGACGAACAATGTAACCTCTGGCAAGTGCCAACACCTGATATCCTTAGCTTCTTTTCTGTCAGAGGTGATAATACTCTTGTCTATACCAGCAGGGAATTTAATCCGGGAGGTATGAGCTTCGATAATTCCTATTATTTTGTTGGTCCTTCCCTTACACAAAGAAAACCGGATACACAATTCCCCTGGGAAAAATTGAATAATAATAAACTTATTTATATATCCATGGGAACTATCAATACAGCCCTTCAGGATTTCTATAAAATGTGCCTTTTGGTATTTGGTGATACGAAATACCAATTCGTTATGTCTGTAGGAGATAAAGTGGACTTTTCTTCTCTAGGGGAAGTTCCGGATAATTTTATACTATGTCACCAGGCTCCTCAGTTGGAAATACTTGAACACGCCTCCCTTTTTATAACTCATGGCGGGTTTAATAGTATAAGTGAAGCAATTTATTACGGTGTACCCTCCATCGTACTTCCTCTTGTGAATGATCAATATATTAACGCAGCACAAATAGATAAGATGGAACTTGGTATTAAGCTTTCTTTAAAGGATTTATCTGCCTCAATCCTGAAATCTTCTGCCGATAAGATATTAAATAATTCATATTTTACAGACAATGTACAGAAATTAAGAACAAGTTTTCAAAATGGCGGCGGATATCAAAAAGCAGCCGATGTAATTATGCAGTTAGGAGATAGAAAATGGCAATAA
- a CDS encoding PadR family transcriptional regulator translates to MAIKSKTRYAILGILSINSGTGYDIKKYCDTVISNFWNENFGHIYPVLSQLLEEGLIQEEDSSSTRKKVYTITESGRTEFLNWLLEPAEYQPMRSEFLLKLTFSSNLPKENIIAMLTDYKEKHLERLLKYQQLQDSLNKGNDEITTDRQIFLYAPLRLGILNTEAVLSWCDEILSAIQ, encoded by the coding sequence ATGGCAATAAAAAGCAAAACCCGCTATGCAATTCTTGGAATATTAAGTATTAACTCCGGAACCGGATACGATATAAAGAAGTACTGTGATACCGTAATCTCCAACTTTTGGAATGAAAATTTCGGACATATTTATCCGGTGCTAAGCCAATTACTGGAAGAAGGATTAATTCAAGAAGAAGACAGCTCTTCCACTAGGAAAAAAGTATATACAATCACAGAGTCCGGTCGAACAGAATTCTTAAACTGGCTTTTAGAACCTGCCGAATATCAGCCCATGCGCTCAGAATTCTTGCTTAAGCTAACCTTCTCCAGCAATCTTCCCAAAGAGAATATTATTGCCATGTTAACCGATTACAAGGAAAAACATCTGGAAAGACTTCTGAAATACCAACAGCTTCAAGACAGTCTGAATAAGGGGAATGATGAAATCACCACGGACAGACAGATATTCCTTTATGCCCCTCTTCGTCTTGGAATTTTAAATACAGAGGCTGTACTTTCCTGGTGTGATGAAATTCTTTCAGCCATTCAATGA